In the Marinitoga sp. 38H-ov genome, TCTTTCTAATGCTTTAGCTATTACAATTCTTCCAATAGAAGTTCTCAAATCATCTTCAATAGATAATATTTCAGATGTAAACCTCTTTTGTTTATAAAATCTTTCGGCTGTTGCAAATATTGTTCCTTCTTTAATTTCTATTTCTGGCTTTGGTGTTGTAGTAACTTGGTCTACAGATTCACCATCTATACCTATAGAAGTTATTCCTATAGTCTTATTAATCTTTTTTATAACATAATTTAATGTTTCAGTTTTTCCTGTATTTTTTTCTAAACCAACTATAGAAATACTTTTAACTTGAGAATTATTTTTAAGAAGGATGTTTTTAAAATGAATGTCTTTCAATTCTTTAACCCCTTTATTAATTTTTAAACATCACTAATGCTTCTCCATCTACAGCTAAAGAACCGTCTTCCTTGATAATTTGTGTTGTTAAAATTAATCTAGATTTTTCTTCGATTTTTTCTTTTACTACAATTCTTATTGTTATTTCCTCATCTAAATATATTGGTTTTAAAAATTTAGAATCTTGTTTCATATATATTGTACCAGGACCTGGAAATTCCATACCCAAAACCGCAGAAATTAATCCTACACTCAATATTCCATGAACAATTCTGTTTTTGAACATAGTTTTACTTGCGAAATTTTCGTCTAGATGAACAGGATTTTTATCACCTGTTATTTCAGCAAATGTCTCAACCATATTAGCTGTTATTTTTCTTTTCACTTCATATATTTGATTTAATTTTATTTCTTCATATTTCATAATATCACCTTTCATATTTTTTTCTTAATTTTGCTCTCTCATGTCTTTCTAAATGATTTGGCTCTAATGAAATTCTGTCTTTACTTTCAAATAAACCTGCTACTCCATACCACTTATATTTTTCTCTGTATTCTGTATCATCAACATCTGTAGTTGTATCTTCTGGTTCATGATATGTAGTAATAACACCTTCATAATTTCTCAAAATAACAGTTTTTTCGTTTTGTGAAATTAAGTAATTTGGCATTAACCTAATTTTCCCTCCTCCACCTGGAGCATCAACAACAAATGAGGGTACAGCAAACCCTGATGTATGACCTATTAATGATTCCATTATTTCTAATCCCTTAGCAACTGAAGTTCTAAAGTGACCTATACCTTGAGATAAATCACATTGATAAATATAATATGGTCTTACTCTTATTTTAACCAATTGATGAACTAATTCCATCATAATATATTTGCTATCGTTAATACCTCTTAACAATACGCTTTGATTACCAAGAGGAATTCCAGCATCTGCTAACTTTCTACATGCTTCAGTTGATTCTGGTGTAATTTCTTTTGGATGATTAAAATGTGTATTTATCCATAATGGATGATATTTCTTTAACATATTTACTAACTCATCGGTAATTAATTGTGGAAATACTACAGGCGTTCTTGTACCTATTCTTATTACTTCTACATGCGGTATTTTTCTTAATTCGCTTAAAATATATTCAAGCATTGGAATTCCTACCATTAAAGCATCTCCACCTGATAATAATACATCTCTAACTTGAGGTGTATTTCTTATATAATCCAATGCTGCATTTATTTCATCCATTTT is a window encoding:
- a CDS encoding MaoC family dehydratase encodes the protein MKYEEIKLNQIYEVKRKITANMVETFAEITGDKNPVHLDENFASKTMFKNRIVHGILSVGLISAVLGMEFPGPGTIYMKQDSKFLKPIYLDEEITIRIVVKEKIEEKSRLILTTQIIKEDGSLAVDGEALVMFKN
- the ablA gene encoding lysine 2,3-aminomutase, which codes for MKRRHYTEIPLWKDVTEEQWNDWHWQIKNRITDVETLKQVINLTPEEEEGVRNALKTLRMAITPYYASLMDPDDPKCPIRRQAVPTSKELVKDMWDMVDPLHEDEDSPAPGLTHRYPDRVLFLITDMCSMYCRHCTRRRFAGQTDAHKKMDEINAALDYIRNTPQVRDVLLSGGDALMVGIPMLEYILSELRKIPHVEVIRIGTRTPVVFPQLITDELVNMLKKYHPLWINTHFNHPKEITPESTEACRKLADAGIPLGNQSVLLRGINDSKYIMMELVHQLVKIRVRPYYIYQCDLSQGIGHFRTSVAKGLEIMESLIGHTSGFAVPSFVVDAPGGGGKIRLMPNYLISQNEKTVILRNYEGVITTYHEPEDTTTDVDDTEYREKYKWYGVAGLFESKDRISLEPNHLERHERAKLRKKYER